Proteins from a single region of Macaca thibetana thibetana isolate TM-01 chromosome 4, ASM2454274v1, whole genome shotgun sequence:
- the HTR1E gene encoding 5-hydroxytryptamine receptor 1E: MNITNCTTEAGMAVRPKTITEKMLICMTLVIITTLTTLLNLAVIMAICTTKKLHQPANYLICSLAVTDLLVAVLVMPLSIIYIVMDRWKLGYFLCEVWLSVDMTCCTCSILHLCVIALDRYWAITNAIEYARKRTAKRAALMILTVWTISIFISMPPLFWRSHRRLSPPPSQCTIQHDHVIYTIYSTLGAFYIPLTLILILYYRIYHAAKSLYQKRGSSRHLSNRSTDSQNSFANCKLTQTFCVSDFSTSDPTTEFEKFHASIRIPPFDNDLDHPGERQQISSTRERKAARILGLILGAFILSWLPFFIKELIVGLSIYTVSSEVADFLTWLGYVNSLINPLLYTSFNEDFKLAFKKLIRCREHA; encoded by the coding sequence ATGAACATCACAAACTGTACCACAGAAGCCGGCATGGCTGTGAGGCCCAAGACCATCACTGAAAAGATGCTCATTTGCATGACTCTGGTGATCATCACCACCCTCACCACGTTGCTGAACTTGGCGGTGATCATGGCTATCTGCACCACCAAGAAGCTCCACCAGCCTGCCAACTACCTAATCTGTTCTCTGGCCGTGACGGACCTCCTGGTAGCCGTGCTCGTCATGCCCCTGAGCATCATATACATTGTCATGGACCGCTGGAAGCTTGGATACTTCCTCTGTGAGGTGTGGCTGAGTGTGGACATGACCTGCTGCACCTGCTCCATCCTCCACCTCTGTGTCATTGCCCTGGACAGGTACTGGGCCATCACCAATGCTATTGAATACGCCAGGAAGAGGACGGCCAAGAGGGCGGCGCTGATGATCCTCACCGTCTGGACCATCTCCATTTTCATCTCCATGCCCCCTCTGTTCTGGAGGAGCCACCGCCGCCTAAGCCCTCCCCCTAGCCAGTGCACCATCCAGCACGACCATGTGATCTACACCATTTACTCCACGCTGGGTGCGTTTTATATCCCCTTGACTTTAATACTGATTCTCTATTACCGGATTTACCACGCGGCCAAGAGCCTTTACCAGAAAAGGGGATCGAGTCGGCACTTAAGCAACAGAAGCACAGATAGCCAGAATTCTTTTGCAAATTGTAAACTTACACAGACTTTCTGTGTGTCTGACTTCTCCACTTCAGACCCTACCACAGAGTTTGAAAAGTTCCATGCCTCCATCAGGATCCCACCCTTCGACAATGATCTAGATCACCCAGGAGAACGCCAGCAGATTTCTAGCACCAGGGAACGGAAGGCAGCGCGCATCCTGGGGTTGATTCTGGGCGCATTCATTTTGTCCTGGCTGCCATTTTTCATCAAAGAGTTGATTGTGGGTCTGAGCATCTACACCGTGTCCTCGGAAGTGGCCGATTTTCTGACGTGGCTCGGTTATGTCAATTCTCTGATCAACCCTCTGCTCTATACGAGTTTTAATGAAGATTTTAAGCTGGCTTTTAAAAAGCTCATTAGATGCCGAGAGCATGCTTAG